Below is a genomic region from Triticum dicoccoides isolate Atlit2015 ecotype Zavitan chromosome 5A, WEW_v2.0, whole genome shotgun sequence.
cttgtccaccagggttttgacgcatgtttggagtccggttagctctccttttttaccccacgacaggcccgtctctttccaggacgtgagccacgtTGGGGGTCCagaccggaactcggggggtgcgacccattcggcgtcgcgcggctcggtgatgtaaaaccaccccgattgccaccccttcagggtctccacaaaggagccctcgagccagaggacgttggccatcttgcccaccatggcgccttcgcacttcgcctggctgccgcgcaccaccttcggcttgacgttgaaagtcttgagccagagcccgaaatgggggcggatgcggaggaaggcctcgcacacgacaataaacgtcgagatgttgaggacgaagttcggggccagatcgtggaaatccaggccgtagtagaacatgagcccccggacaaatgggtggagagggaagcccagtccgcggaggaaatgggggaggaacaccaccctctcatggggcctaggggtggggatgagctgccccttttcagggagccggtacgcgatgtcgttagacaggtatccggccttccttggctttttgatatgtccctccgtgacggaggagaccatccacttgcctcccgctccggacatggctggagaaggttgaggttgggagtgcggacttgggcgctggagctcgagtgcgcaagaatggataggcgaaggaggaagaatgcgtaggtgaaaaggtggatctttatccccttatatgggtggacgcagctacatgtccccaccagcctgataaaactcgcttatctccaagcgtcgtaatcgatggcgcggttgggttacccacgcccgtattgatgagaatcccggaataaggggacatgatctctgctttaacaagacgtgccaaggaaaccgcctcgcataacgcgctgagatgggacagtaaaacggttcgaatgaaagcttggccgtggtgtgatgtcacactacggaatacgtcagcagattagatttgtgtaaatattattctctctatggcaatatgtggaaacttattttttagagccggacactatctttgtgttcaaaatcttctatgaagtacttggaggaggaacccgccttgcaatgccgaagacaatatgtgcgccagactcgtcgtcattgaagcctggttcaggggctattgagggagtcctggattagggggtgtccggatggccggactataccttcagccggactcctggattatgaagatacaagattgaagacttcgtcccgtgtccagaagggactttccttggtgtggaaggcaagcttggcgatacggatatgcagatctcctaccattgtaaccgactctatgtaaccctaaccctacccggtgtctatataaaccggagggttttagtccgtaggacaacatacacatcaacaatcataccataggctagcttctagggtttagcctcctcgatctcgtggtagatctactcttgtactacccatatcatcaatattaattaagcaggacgtagggttttacctccatcgagagggcccgaacctgggtaaaacttcgtgtcccttgtctcctgttaccatccggcctagacgcatagttcgggaccccctacccgagatccgccggttttgacaccgacatattcttgcaaaaaagtaaagatatgGTGTTTGATAACATAGTAGGTCGAGCAAAGTGTAGAGGGAGCAATGAAGCACCATGGTGTCGGTTATGAGCATCTTGCTAATGTGTGAGTACAATACAGTATTCATGTGTGGACTGACAAAGCGTAACCCTAAATACCCCTAGTGCCTATATAagtcagagggtttagtccgtagagggacATTCATACATtcatcatcatacctctagggtttagaccacaactcacgatctcgtggtagatcacctCTGTACTTTGATACTCTCATAATATAAGCAAGAGTAGGacatagagttttacctccatagagagggcccgaacctgggtaaacgattgtGTGTTCTTCCTCTTGCTACCCATCTATCCGGACTAACAGCTtggcccccctacctgagatcttccggttttgacatTGACATTGATGCCTCAGACTAACATAATCCTCTATAATCTATCCCTCTGGTGATTGCCATAACCACCATCATGACACTTCGATTTCACATTCACTAAGTTTTGAAGATCTGAAACATCTACCATGTAAATGAGCTAATTGAAGTGGCAACATCTCAGACCCAGCAACTTTTGTGCTGGAacatgaagactgaagaagagcacTTGGGAGGAGCGTTCCTATAAAACCCTCGGTTACAATATTGCACTAAATCATCATTGCCACTAGCAACTGTGAGCATAATAGCATCTAGTGTCAGTATCAGCAACTGAATTAATTAGCTACTGACTAGACGAATGGGCGAATTAGGCAAGCTAATTCTTCAGAAAGCCTCCAAATCAAGATCAAACTCAAACTCATCCTTGCCGTTTGATTCTCCGGAGAGCCAGAGCTGCTTCCTGATCACAAAGCAGTTCCTTGTCATCTGGAGTTGCAGCATTGAGCGCTACCGGTCTGTAGCTTGCTCCACAGGCAGATCATGTGCTGCGGGGACTGGTAATGCGCGGTGTAGTAGAATGCGGACTGGTAGGAACTTGAAGTCGCACGAGTGCTCCACCGGCTTGCGAGTCCTGCTGAACTTGTGAACCCTCATGCCCATGCTCACATCGTCAGGCTTGCTATCTACTCTCTCCACTAGGACCAAAATGCACTTGGTTAGGGTCTGCCCTGAAGTTGCTTTGTCTTTAGCTTTTGATGATTGTAATGATCTTGtgattgagtaatacaagttttCANNNNNNNNNNNNNNNNNNNNNNNNNNNNNNNNNNNNNNNNNNNNNNNNNNNNNNNNNNNNNNNNNNNNNNNNNNNNNNNNNNNNNNNNNNNNNNNNNNNNNNNNNNNNNNNNNNNNNNNNNNNNNNNNNNNNNNNNTTTCATTAAGAGAACCCACATCTGCTCATCTAAGTTCCACATTCAAGCTGTGGAGATAatggattctcaaaaaaaaaactctaGAGGTAAggatatacttcctccgttccataatataaaaatgtttttgacactagtatagtgttaaaaacgttcttatattttgggacagagggagtaacttTATCGGTAAGAGAAAATCTACCATGGCATGGAACTGTTTTgataaataaaatgaaaaaaaaaggtcACCGAACAATGCTGCTTccattctcttttttttttctttgaagGAAGCCCAAGCTGGATCCTGGATATACCGAACGCTCCGTAGAGTTCGTACTCCACTCTTCCCCATCCAAACCCTCGCCTCCGCCGCACACTACCGCCGGCGGCGGCGCTGATGGACGAGCTCCTAGAGGATCCGGTTTCCCGCCTTTTGCCGGAGCTCGTCGAGGAGGTGTTTTTCCGCATTCCGCCGGACGAGCCCGCCTTCCTCGTCCGTGCCTCCGCCGTCTGCAAGCCCTGGCGCCGCATCCTCGCCGGTTTGGGCTTTCGCCGCCGCTACCGCAAGTTCCACGGAACACCTCCCGTCCTGGGGCTCTTCCAACACGGCGACTGCCTACTTCGAAAGGGATCCCGCTTCGTTCCCACCTCCGCCCTCTTCCTTGCCCAGCCCGACGACCGTCCCGATTGGTTTGCAATGGACTGCCGCCATGGGCGCGCCCTCTTTGCTCACATCCGGAACACCTCTGTCCTCATGGTCTTGGACCCTGTGACGGGCCACCAGCGCCGCGTGCCCTCGACACCCAAGTACCTGCTCAGCTTCAGTGCGGCGGTGCTCTGCGCCGCACAAGGCTGCGACCACCACGGTTGCCAAGGAGGGCATTTCCGTCTGGCCGTCGTGACCACCGATCAGCGGCAAGGCGTCACATCGGGCTGGCTGTACTCGTCGGAGACTCGCGTGTGGAGCGAGCTCACCTCCGTTCACCACCCCAATGCCAGGTATACCAATAACTTTGGTGCGCCCAGCGTCCTTTTGGGCGATGCACTCTACTTCAACATTGGTGGCATCGTGGAGTGCCAACTTGGCACACTCCGCTTGTCAATGTTCGAGAAGCCGATCAATCGCGGTGGGCGTCTCATGACGGTGGAAGAGGGCAGGCTGGGATTCGCTGCCGTGGTTGACGTCACAAATCTAACCCTATGGTCGTGGGAGACCGGACCCGTGGGAGCCATTGGATGGGCAAAACTCAGGGTAATTGATCTCAAGACGCTGCTCCCAACATGTGAGTTTGGGCTTAGGAGGTGGGCAAATGCATTGGTGGTCAGTGGCGTCGCGGAGGGCACCCAAGTCATTTTTGTGAGAGcacgtgttggttcttatatggttCATCTCAAGTCAGGGCGAGTCAAGCCGGTGTGTGCTTCTTCTGACATAAAAATATTTCCCTACGTGAGCTTCTACATCCCAGGTACTATTATTTATGTGCATATACATAATGCTGTACAATTCCTTGTTACAATGTTTCATTGGCACTTAGCAACATGGAATGAAAATATGTTTCTTAGCAAGTAAACTTTAGACATGACGACATGCATCTGTGCTCAAGAAAGAGAGATGTTCCTCTGGATTACAGGAACATATATGTTCTCTTAAACGTCTGGATttaccgtgtgtgtgtgtgtgtgtgtgtgtgtgtgtgtgtgtgtgtgtgtgtgtgagcctTGTCGGTCCTTGTGATCGGTGAGTAAGCAAAATGTACATTCAGTTGAGCCTGGTTCGTCAATCAATTGATTTGATGTTGTGATTTTCTTGCATTTATGCAGCAATGGAAGCAGCTTGTTTTGGCAAGGGGCAGTGAGCTGGTGTTTCACGTCTTTCTCAAGCTCAAGTTAATGGAGCAAGCTCTTGTGGATTAGTCGGGAGGTGATAGTAGTAGCGGTGATGTTAGATATGGCACAAATTCAGCTCTGGAGCTGTGTAGGGACTTTGTTTAGGAAGCTTTTGTTCTGTAGTAACTTTGTTTAGATATTTTAAGAAAGTTTTTGTACTGCTGGTCTTACTATTGTTGTATGGAACTTCGTTTGGGAAGATGTTGCTGTTGTGCTTGCAAATTGTAAGAACTTTGTTGAAGAAGTTGCTGCTGCCGTGCTTGCAATACTTTTCAGTCACTCTGTTCTTGAGAATGGTGACAACAAGCTACATACTTGTCAGGATAACCAGATTTGCAGGTGGAATCGACAATACATACACTACACAGGAGCAGCAGCTATTATCTTCTATTCTCTTTTTCTAGAAGAAAGGCTTAACCCGAGCTCGAGATAGAGCTCGAGCCTAGCCCCACTTTGAATTTCCGCTGAACGGAAGGTGCGGTTTCTGAATGCACAAAACAATGGACTGGTATAAGAACAGCCGATGTACAAGTGGGATGAACACGCCGTCAGTTCCTAGATCAAAAATAACTGACACATGTACATAGTGTCAGCATCAACAGCTGAATCAGCCACTGGCCAGAAGAGTGGGCGAATAATCCTCGCTGTTTCATTCTCCGGAGAGCCAGAGCTGCTGCTTAATTAGTACTGTACCAAGCAGTTCATTGTCATCTGCTAATTCAAATCAAACTCATCCTTTCTGTTTGATTCTCCGGAAAGCCAATGCTGCTTCCTGATAACCAAACAGTTCATTGTCATCTGGAGTTGCAGCATTGAGCGCTACGGGAATGCAGCTTCCTCCAGAGGCAGATCATGTGCTGTGGCGACTGGTAATGTGCGGTGTAGTAGCCGTCGAAGATGAGTCCTACCGGCCAGCTGAGTCCTTGCTGAACTTCTGAACCCACATGCCCGTGCTCACATCGTCAGGCTTGCTCTCTACTCTCACCACTTGGACCAAAGTGATTTTGAGGCAAATGTTATGCATGGCGGGATCGAGTTAGGGTTGCGTAAGCGGCTGACCGCTGTTGCGGCCAATGGACTTCCTTCCGTTAAGTTGAACAGATTAAACGCTAAGCAGAATCCCCATCACAAAACTTTGCTGGAAAATGCTACATTCCTCATTCTGATGGTCCTCCAAAAAAGTTTGGGAGCTCGCAACGCTTTGGTATTCAGATAGACTCAAGTGCACGTGCTCACTCCGCTAGTGTTGAAGAATATGCCATGCATTAGGATGTATAATCGTTGAAGAAGATTTGCTTCACCGTCCATGCTTTTCTTCGGATCGGTATGCGGAAGTGCTGGATTGGTCCTACACGATTTAGGAAGATGATTTTTTTGGTTACAACTTACGCAAAGATATTACCTTGATGCACAATCAAGAGATGACATGTGTCATCAGTGGAATATAGAGCGAGATACAACTCAGAGGAAACAAATGCCTTTAAACCCTATAGGGGTTACGGCAAGGGGGTCCTTtatcctctctttttttcttctttgcacAGAGGGATTGACATCATTGCTGAAGAGAGTGAAAAATCTTATGGGAGTGAAGCTATGAAGAGATGCACCAAGCACTGACGTAAATATGAAGGCTCAAGTTTGTTCTATACTAAACATTATGAGTGAAGCAACGAATGACAAATATTTGGGGTTGCCGACTACCTTAGGGTTGGATAAAAGTGACGGCTTCCAATATTTGATTAATAGTCTCATTCAGAGATTGACTGGTTAGAAAGAGAAGATCCTATCTTCAGGTGGGAAGGATGTTTTAATTAAGTCGGTTGCACAAGCAATACCAACTTATGCAATATCGTTTTTCAAAATTCCTAAGAAAACTTGCAAAGGAATTACTGATGTGATGTCACAATTTCAGTGGGGTGATGATGCAAACCACAAAAGGATGCACTTGTTCGCTTGGTGGGAAATGTGTATCCCCAAGAAAAGGAAGAACGGGATTTGGGGACATTCATTGCTTTAGTCTCACACTTCTTGCTAAACAGGCATGGCGATTGATAGATAATCCTGATTCTTTATGTATGACAATTTTGAAAGTGAAATATTTTCCGGATGGTGACTTAATTAATGCCACTTTGAAAAAGAAATCCTGCTACACCTGGCAAAGTGCGATGGCGAGAGTTAACACGATCAAGTGTGCTCATATTTGGAGAGTTGGTAATGGAGAAAAAACAAATATATGGGAAGATTCCTGCATACCACAATCCCCTACAAAAATGGTACTTACTAGTAGATGTAATCATCTCATCTCACAGGTGTGTGATCTGATTGACCCATCCACTGGAGAGTGGGACGTTAAACTCTGTgttgatgcccaaataatcatatcATTACCCCTTATGATGCATGAAACTAGAAATTTTGTTTCTTAGAGTCCCTCTAAGAATGACTTGTTCACTATTTGATCCTAACTCACTGCCTGATGATGTTGCCGTCGTGTTAAGGGATggcaaacaaaagttcatattagcgGCAAATTGTTAAGATGCTTTTATAGTAGAGACCCTATCCTTGAGGTTTGGTCAGAATCCGGCATGTAAACGTGGGAATAATTTGTAATCTAGACTAAACCCAGCCCAATCCATGCGTGTATAAGTCCAGCAACCAAACCAGATTAGACCAAACAGCAAAGGGTGCAATCCAAACCAATCCAAACTGTACATATTTTCAATCCAAACCAATCCAGACCATTCTCTATATACAGTTTATACCCGAAGTTTCAAACCATGGGCGTGTCCAGTGTCTGATTACTGCCGTAAGAGAGGCGTCAGGCGGGTAGTTAGCTGCTGCCGCATGCCTACTAATTTCCA
It encodes:
- the LOC119300272 gene encoding uncharacterized protein LOC119300272; translated protein: MDELLEDPVSRLLPELVEEVFFRIPPDEPAFLVRASAVCKPWRRILAGLGFRRRYRKFHGTPPVLGLFQHGDCLLRKGSRFVPTSALFLAQPDDRPDWFAMDCRHGRALFAHIRNTSVLMVLDPVTGHQRRVPSTPKYLLSFSAAVLCAAQGCDHHGCQGGHFRLAVVTTDQRQGVTSGWLYSSETRVWSELTSVHHPNARYTNNFGAPSVLLGDALYFNIGGIVECQLGTLRLSMFEKPINRGGRLMTVEEGRLGFAAVVDVTNLTLWSWETGPVGAIGWAKLRVIDLKTLLPTCEFGLRRWANALVVSGVAEGTQVIFVRARVGSYMVHLKSGRVKPVCASSDIKIFPYVSFYIPAMEAACFGKGQ